From one [Ruminococcus] lactaris ATCC 29176 genomic stretch:
- the hisD gene encoding histidinol dehydrogenase, protein MRIEKLTESTKKNLLEDLLKRSPNSYGKYEASVQQILNDVKEKGDEALFGYTEKFDGVKLDASQILVTDAEIEEAYTEVGEELLGIIRKALVNIRTYHEKQMQYSWFDSKPDGTILGQKVTALQRVGVYVPGGKAAYPSSVLMNIMPAKVAGVDEIIMVTPPGKDGKVTPTTLVAAKEAGADKVYKVGGAQAIGALAYGTESIPKVDKIVGPGNIYVALAKKSVYGHVSIDSIAGPSEILVLADETANPRFVAADLLSQAEHDELASAILVTTSMELAEKVSAQADAFIKELSRGEIIQKSLDNYGHILVADTLEDAIDAANSIASEHLEIVTANPFEVMTKIRNAGAIFIGEYSSEPLGDYFAGPNHVLPTNGTAKFFSPLSVDDFIKKSSIISYSKDALEKIHTDIEKFAEAEHLTAHANSIKVRFE, encoded by the coding sequence ATGCGTATTGAAAAATTAACAGAAAGTACAAAGAAAAATCTGCTGGAAGACCTTCTGAAAAGAAGTCCCAACAGCTACGGAAAATACGAAGCCAGTGTCCAGCAGATCCTCAACGATGTAAAGGAAAAAGGAGACGAAGCTCTCTTTGGTTATACAGAAAAATTTGACGGAGTAAAACTGGATGCTTCCCAGATCCTTGTCACAGATGCTGAGATTGAAGAAGCCTATACAGAAGTAGGAGAAGAGCTGCTCGGTATTATCCGGAAAGCTCTCGTCAATATCCGTACTTATCATGAAAAGCAGATGCAATACAGTTGGTTCGACAGCAAGCCGGATGGAACCATCCTCGGTCAGAAGGTCACTGCACTCCAGAGAGTCGGTGTCTATGTTCCGGGCGGAAAAGCGGCTTATCCGTCTTCCGTACTGATGAATATCATGCCTGCAAAAGTAGCCGGAGTTGATGAAATCATTATGGTAACTCCTCCGGGAAAAGATGGGAAAGTAACTCCTACCACATTAGTTGCGGCAAAGGAAGCCGGAGCAGATAAAGTCTATAAAGTCGGTGGAGCACAGGCCATCGGAGCTTTGGCATACGGAACAGAAAGTATTCCGAAAGTTGATAAGATCGTAGGACCGGGAAATATCTACGTTGCACTGGCGAAAAAATCTGTTTATGGTCATGTAAGCATTGATTCCATCGCCGGGCCAAGTGAGATCCTTGTCCTGGCAGATGAGACAGCCAACCCACGGTTTGTGGCAGCAGATCTTCTCTCCCAGGCAGAGCATGATGAACTGGCTTCCGCTATTCTGGTAACAACAAGCATGGAGCTTGCAGAGAAGGTTTCCGCACAGGCAGATGCATTTATCAAAGAGCTTTCCAGAGGAGAGATCATTCAGAAATCTCTGGATAATTACGGACATATCCTTGTTGCAGACACTTTGGAAGATGCCATTGATGCGGCAAATTCGATTGCATCCGAGCATCTTGAGATCGTGACAGCCAACCCGTTTGAAGTGATGACAAAGATCCGCAACGCAGGAGCAATCTTTATCGGAGAATACTCCAGCGAGCCGCTGGGAGACTATTTTGCAGGTCCGAACCATGTTCTGCCTACCAACGGAACTGCCAAGTTCTTCTCCCCGTTATCTGTAGATGATTTTATCAAGAAATCCAGCATCATTTCCTATTCAAAGGATGCACTGGAAAAGATCCATACAGATATCGAAAAATTTGCCGAAGCAGAACATTTAACTGCACATGCAAATTCCATTAAAGTAAGATTTGAATAA
- the hisG gene encoding ATP phosphoribosyltransferase, with translation MRYLTFALTKGRLASKTLDMLEKLGITCDEMKDKNSRKLIFTNEELGLRFFLAKGPDVPTYVEYGAADIGVVGKDTIIEEGRKVHEVLDLGFGKCRMCVCGREETAEKLQHHELIRVATKYPNIAKDYFYNKKHQTVEIVKLNGSIELAPIVGLSEVIVDIVETGSTLKENGLVVLEEVCPLSARMIVNPVSMRMENDRIKELITNLRNLLREE, from the coding sequence ATGAGATATTTAACATTTGCACTGACCAAAGGGCGTCTTGCCAGTAAGACTCTTGATATGCTGGAAAAGCTCGGAATTACCTGCGACGAGATGAAAGATAAAAACTCACGCAAACTGATCTTCACCAATGAGGAACTGGGACTCCGGTTCTTCCTTGCAAAAGGTCCGGATGTACCGACCTATGTAGAATACGGTGCCGCAGATATCGGTGTAGTCGGAAAGGATACCATCATTGAAGAAGGGCGAAAAGTCCATGAAGTACTTGACCTTGGATTCGGGAAATGCCGGATGTGTGTCTGCGGTCGTGAAGAGACAGCAGAGAAACTGCAGCATCATGAACTGATCCGTGTTGCCACAAAATACCCGAATATTGCGAAAGACTATTTTTATAATAAGAAGCATCAGACGGTTGAGATCGTAAAGTTAAATGGATCTATCGAGCTTGCTCCGATCGTAGGGCTTTCCGAAGTCATTGTAGATATCGTTGAAACCGGTTCTACACTGAAAGAAAACGGACTGGTCGTATTAGAAGAGGTATGCCCTCTGTCCGCCCGTATGATCGTCAATCCGGTCAGTATGCGTATGGAGAATGACCGCATTAAGGAACTCATCACAAATCTCAGAAACCTGCTCAGGGAGGAATAA
- the hisZ gene encoding ATP phosphoribosyltransferase regulatory subunit, whose translation MEQKLHTPEGVRDIYNKECEIKLTLQKKLGTVLHSYGYQDIQTPTFEYFDVFRKEIGSTSAREMYKFFDREGNILALRPDITPSIARAVATLFETEDFPIRLCYAGNTFINHSSYQGRLKENTQLGAELIGVDSIEADAEMLAMVVDGLKKTGLKEFQVSIGHIDFIQSLFQAAGLEEDEAEELRTLIANRNFFGVEEVLDHMDVADSVKEAFHLLPELTGGAEILDQALSVAPGEKAGQAIHRLKQIDELLRLYGVEDHITFDLSMSGNYGYYTGIIFRAYTYGTGDAVVRGGRYDHLLEKFGKNTPSIGFAIILDELMNALNRQNIQVETGSRNLLVYTQDTEKWAISLARTFRSKGKNIEMLKRNTEDDRQVYEEYGKRSSVMTMLYLRDDLKIEMINFRTGEKKIMDTKKQK comes from the coding sequence ATGGAACAGAAACTGCATACACCGGAAGGCGTCCGGGATATATATAATAAAGAATGTGAAATTAAACTGACATTGCAGAAGAAGCTTGGCACCGTACTTCATTCCTATGGTTATCAGGATATTCAGACTCCGACATTTGAATATTTTGACGTATTCCGTAAAGAAATCGGTTCTACTTCTGCAAGAGAAATGTATAAATTTTTTGATCGGGAGGGAAATATCCTTGCATTACGCCCGGATATCACGCCTTCCATTGCCAGAGCCGTTGCAACGCTTTTTGAGACAGAAGATTTTCCAATCCGCCTGTGCTATGCCGGCAATACTTTTATCAACCATTCCAGTTATCAGGGACGGCTGAAAGAGAACACCCAGCTTGGTGCTGAGCTGATCGGTGTCGATTCCATCGAGGCAGACGCAGAAATGCTCGCTATGGTGGTGGACGGACTGAAGAAAACCGGACTGAAAGAATTTCAGGTCAGTATCGGACATATAGACTTTATCCAGAGTCTGTTCCAGGCAGCAGGTCTTGAGGAGGATGAAGCAGAAGAGCTACGTACCCTCATCGCCAACCGTAACTTCTTTGGAGTAGAGGAAGTACTGGATCATATGGATGTTGCTGACTCTGTCAAAGAAGCATTTCATCTTCTGCCTGAACTGACCGGCGGAGCAGAGATCCTGGATCAGGCACTTTCTGTTGCCCCGGGAGAAAAAGCCGGTCAGGCGATTCATCGCTTAAAGCAGATTGATGAGCTTCTCCGCCTTTACGGAGTGGAAGATCATATCACATTTGATCTGAGCATGAGCGGAAACTACGGATACTATACCGGTATCATTTTCCGTGCTTATACTTACGGAACAGGAGATGCTGTCGTACGCGGAGGCCGTTACGATCATCTGCTTGAAAAATTCGGTAAGAATACTCCATCTATCGGTTTTGCCATCATTTTAGATGAACTGATGAATGCCCTGAACCGGCAGAACATCCAGGTAGAGACCGGCAGCCGCAATCTCCTCGTCTATACACAGGATACTGAAAAGTGGGCCATCTCCCTTGCAAGAACGTTCCGCAGTAAAGGGAAAAATATTGAAATGCTCAAGCGTAATACTGAGGATGACCGTCAGGTATACGAGGAATACGGAAAGCGATCTTCCGTCATGACCATGCTGTATCTCCGGGATGACCTGAAGATTGAGATGATCAATTTCCGCACAGGCGAAAAGAAGATCATGGACACGAAAAAGCAGAAGTAA
- a CDS encoding Holliday junction resolvase RecU — MATWNSRGLRGSTLEEFINHTNTRYSEMGLALIQKIPTPITPVRIDKEHRHITLAYFDKISTVDYIGAVQGIPVCFDAKECNADTFPLQNVHEHQIRFMEKFEQQGGIAFLLIYYTAREELYYMQYRQIRRFWDRAEAGGRKSFRLDELEPDWFMKLQNGFFIPYLDSIQKDLDTRD, encoded by the coding sequence ATGGCAACCTGGAATTCGAGAGGACTTCGTGGTTCGACTCTGGAAGAATTTATCAATCATACCAATACCCGCTACAGTGAAATGGGGCTTGCACTGATCCAGAAGATTCCAACCCCCATCACTCCGGTAAGGATTGATAAAGAGCATCGGCATATTACCCTTGCCTATTTTGATAAGATCAGTACCGTAGATTATATCGGTGCCGTGCAGGGCATTCCGGTCTGCTTTGATGCAAAAGAATGTAATGCTGATACATTTCCACTTCAGAATGTCCATGAACATCAGATCCGTTTTATGGAAAAATTTGAGCAGCAGGGAGGAATCGCATTTCTCCTGATCTATTATACAGCCCGTGAGGAGCTCTACTATATGCAATACCGGCAGATCCGCCGATTCTGGGACAGGGCAGAGGCAGGTGGAAGAAAAAGCTTCCGGCTGGATGAACTGGAACCGGACTGGTTTATGAAACTTCAGAATGGCTTTTTTATTCCTTATCTTGATTCCATCCAGAAGGATTTGGACACGAGGGATTGA
- a CDS encoding RluA family pseudouridine synthase, translating to MKEIIIKKNEAGQRFDKFLAKYMSQAPKSFFYKMLRKKNITLNGKKAAGNEILELNDTVRLFLSDETIQKFSGTIQQSPGDPDWILAHAGKEPSIIYEDESTIFLNKPAGMLSQKAKPDDISMVEHLIAYLLNSGQISKEELRTFHPSVCNRLDRNTSGLIAAGKTLQALQQLSEMFRDRSLKKYYLCLVRGKVSSDSHISGYLKKDPRTNRVTVSRTPSAAASPIETEYHIIKQTKDVTLLEVHLITGKTHQIRAHLASIGHPIAGDYKYGNRAFNETLKKEYGLSSQLLHAYRLNFPKCGGDLSLLSGKELQAPLPPLFQKICQEKGVI from the coding sequence ATGAAAGAAATTATAATTAAAAAAAATGAAGCCGGACAGCGGTTCGACAAATTTCTTGCGAAATATATGAGCCAGGCTCCTAAAAGCTTTTTTTATAAAATGCTCCGCAAGAAAAATATCACCCTGAACGGGAAAAAGGCAGCAGGAAATGAAATTCTCGAATTAAATGATACCGTCCGTCTGTTCCTTTCCGATGAGACCATTCAGAAATTTTCAGGCACCATACAGCAGTCCCCCGGAGATCCCGACTGGATCCTGGCTCATGCCGGAAAAGAGCCTTCCATTATTTATGAGGATGAATCCACCATTTTCCTGAACAAACCCGCAGGGATGTTGTCCCAGAAGGCAAAACCGGACGACATCTCCATGGTAGAACACCTGATCGCTTATCTGCTGAACAGCGGTCAGATTTCCAAAGAGGAGCTGCGAACATTTCATCCTTCTGTCTGCAACCGTCTTGACCGCAATACCAGCGGACTGATCGCTGCCGGCAAGACCCTGCAGGCACTCCAGCAGTTAAGTGAAATGTTCCGTGACCGCAGCCTGAAAAAATATTATCTCTGTCTTGTCCGTGGAAAAGTTTCTTCCGACAGTCATATCAGCGGCTATCTGAAAAAAGATCCCCGGACGAACCGGGTCACTGTCAGCCGGACTCCGTCCGCAGCAGCTTCCCCGATTGAGACAGAATATCATATAATAAAGCAAACTAAAGATGTCACACTTCTAGAAGTTCATCTGATCACCGGAAAGACGCATCAGATCCGTGCCCATCTTGCATCCATCGGTCATCCCATTGCAGGAGATTATAAATATGGAAACCGGGCTTTCAATGAGACGCTGAAAAAAGAATATGGTCTTTCTTCTCAGCTTCTCCACGCATACCGGCTTAATTTTCCGAAGTGTGGCGGAGACCTTTCCCTCCTTTCGGGAAAAGAACTTCAGGCACCATTGCCTCCTCTTTTTCAGAAAATCTGTCAGGAAAAGGGTGTGATATAA
- a CDS encoding SDR family NAD(P)-dependent oxidoreductase: MRVAIVTGASSGMGREFVLQIGALYKNLDEIWVIARRKGNLERVAEQSRLPLRIFDGDLLKKPVYKAFCEALCEDTPDIRMLVNAAGFGRSGSVEEISMQRRRIQTDMVGLNCQALTRMTLLCLPYMHPGSRIVNLASAAAFCPQPYFAVYAATKSYVLSFSRSLREELKTRGIIVTAVCPGPVDTPFFDVSGKPQNFLKELTMAQPGPVVHQALKDSRKRKELSIYGLPMKLTYAGTKLLPHKLLLRIQNL, translated from the coding sequence ATGAGAGTAGCGATTGTCACCGGAGCATCTTCCGGTATGGGACGTGAATTCGTCCTTCAGATCGGAGCTTTATATAAAAACCTGGACGAAATCTGGGTGATCGCAAGGAGAAAAGGAAATTTAGAGAGAGTGGCAGAGCAGTCCCGTCTGCCTTTGCGTATCTTTGACGGAGATCTTCTGAAAAAGCCTGTCTATAAAGCTTTTTGCGAGGCACTCTGTGAAGACACTCCTGATATCCGTATGCTTGTCAACGCAGCCGGATTCGGAAGATCCGGTTCTGTAGAAGAGATCAGTATGCAGCGGAGACGGATCCAGACAGACATGGTTGGCTTAAATTGCCAAGCTTTAACAAGAATGACCCTTCTCTGCCTTCCTTACATGCATCCTGGAAGCCGGATCGTCAATCTGGCATCGGCAGCAGCCTTTTGTCCACAACCGTATTTTGCGGTTTATGCGGCAACGAAATCCTATGTGCTGAGCTTTTCCCGTTCGCTCAGAGAAGAGCTTAAGACCCGCGGTATCATCGTCACAGCGGTCTGTCCCGGTCCGGTTGACACTCCCTTTTTTGATGTCAGTGGAAAGCCTCAGAACTTCTTAAAAGAACTGACTATGGCACAGCCGGGACCGGTGGTACATCAGGCACTGAAAGACAGCCGGAAAAGGAAGGAGCTGTCTATTTACGGACTTCCGATGAAACTGACCTATGCCGGCACGAAGCTGCTGCCACATAAATTGCTCCTGCGTATACAGAACCTGTAG
- a CDS encoding YgiQ family radical SAM protein — protein MNGGFLPVSRKEMKERGWDQVDFVYISGDAYVDHPSFGHAIITRLLESRGYRVGIIAQPDWKTPDSVTVFGEPRLGFLVSAGNMDSMVNHYSVSKKRRKTDAYTPGGVMGKRPDYACVVYGNLIRQTYKKTPVILGGIEASLRRMAHYDYWSDKLKRSLLLDSGADILSYGMGEHSIIEIAEALDAGIPVEEITYINGTVVKAKNLDSVYDAEILPSFEELKADRLTYARSFYTQYLNTDAFNGKRLVEPYSDYLYVVQNPPALPLTEIEMDDIYSLPYMRTYHPSYEALGGVPAISEIRFSLISNRGCFGGCSFCALTFHQGRIIQTRSHQSLLDEARQITKEKDFKGYIHDVGGPTANFRHPSCKKQLKYGVCKNRQCLFPAPCKNLNADHSDYVRLLKELRAIPKVKKVFIRSGIRFDYLLKEEDRTFLRELCEYHVSGQLKVAPEHVAAPVLSLMGKPEHKVYEQFTEEFYKMNKKIGKKQYLVPYLMSSHPGSTLKEAVELAEYCRDLGYMPEQVQDFYPTPSTLSTCMYYTGVDPRTMKPVYVPKSPHEKAMQRALIQYRNPELYDLVSEALHKAGRTDLIGFGPKCLIRPRKFADQKKNEREKNSSQKKKSIRNVHRKK, from the coding sequence ATGAATGGTGGATTTTTACCTGTCAGCAGAAAAGAAATGAAAGAACGTGGATGGGATCAGGTCGATTTTGTCTATATTTCCGGAGATGCTTATGTAGACCATCCTTCCTTTGGTCATGCCATCATCACAAGGCTGCTGGAATCCCGTGGCTACAGAGTGGGAATCATTGCACAGCCGGACTGGAAGACACCTGACAGCGTCACGGTTTTTGGCGAACCACGTCTTGGATTTCTTGTATCCGCAGGAAATATGGATTCCATGGTCAACCATTATTCCGTATCCAAAAAGCGACGGAAGACCGATGCTTACACACCCGGAGGTGTTATGGGAAAGCGGCCGGATTATGCCTGCGTTGTCTACGGGAATCTGATCCGGCAGACTTATAAGAAAACTCCGGTCATTCTGGGTGGCATCGAAGCCAGTCTGCGAAGGATGGCACATTATGATTACTGGTCTGACAAACTAAAGCGTTCCCTCCTTTTAGATTCCGGTGCGGATATTCTTTCTTACGGAATGGGAGAACACTCCATCATCGAGATTGCAGAGGCACTGGATGCCGGCATTCCGGTGGAAGAGATTACCTATATCAACGGAACTGTCGTCAAAGCAAAGAATCTCGACAGCGTCTACGATGCAGAGATCCTTCCCTCTTTTGAAGAATTGAAAGCAGACCGGCTGACTTATGCCAGAAGCTTTTATACCCAGTATCTTAATACGGATGCTTTCAACGGAAAACGACTGGTAGAGCCTTATTCTGACTACCTCTATGTGGTACAGAATCCACCTGCACTTCCACTGACCGAGATAGAAATGGATGATATCTATTCTCTGCCTTATATGAGAACGTATCATCCTTCCTACGAGGCACTTGGCGGAGTTCCTGCTATCTCCGAGATCCGGTTCAGCCTCATCAGCAACCGGGGCTGTTTTGGCGGATGCAGTTTCTGTGCATTGACCTTTCATCAGGGACGGATCATCCAGACCCGCAGCCACCAGTCACTTTTAGATGAAGCCAGACAGATCACAAAAGAAAAAGATTTTAAAGGATACATTCATGACGTAGGAGGACCGACTGCCAATTTCCGGCATCCTTCCTGTAAAAAGCAGTTAAAGTACGGTGTCTGCAAGAACCGCCAGTGTCTGTTCCCGGCACCCTGTAAAAATCTGAATGCAGACCACAGTGATTATGTCCGGCTTTTAAAAGAACTACGTGCGATTCCGAAAGTTAAAAAAGTCTTTATCCGCTCGGGAATCCGATTCGATTATCTTTTAAAAGAAGAGGACAGAACTTTTTTACGGGAACTTTGTGAATATCATGTCAGCGGGCAATTGAAGGTTGCACCGGAACATGTTGCAGCACCGGTTCTCTCCCTGATGGGAAAACCAGAACATAAAGTATATGAGCAGTTTACCGAAGAATTTTATAAAATGAACAAAAAGATCGGAAAAAAACAGTATCTTGTTCCGTACCTGATGTCATCCCATCCCGGTTCAACGCTGAAAGAAGCAGTAGAACTGGCAGAATATTGCAGGGATCTCGGTTATATGCCGGAGCAGGTGCAGGATTTTTATCCGACTCCGTCCACACTTTCCACCTGTATGTATTATACCGGTGTTGACCCCCGTACCATGAAGCCGGTCTATGTACCGAAGAGTCCACATGAGAAGGCCATGCAGCGTGCATTGATCCAGTATCGCAACCCGGAACTGTACGATCTTGTATCAGAAGCACTCCACAAGGCAGGAAGAACCGATCTCATCGGTTTCGGTCCAAAGTGTCTGATCCGGCCACGGAAATTTGCCGATCAGAAGAAAAATGAAAGAGAAAAGAACAGCAGTCAGAAGAAAAAATCCATTCGGAATGTACACCGAAAGAAATGA
- a CDS encoding pseudouridine synthase has translation MKLRLDKYLADMGLGTRSQIKKDISKGQVLVNGTVSKDAGTRIDTEKDQVSYLGQTVTYAEYEYYMLNKPAGVVSATEDRHDRTVLDLIDTKQRKDLFPVGRLDKDTEGLLLITNDGALAHRLLSPKSHVDKVYFARIEGKVTAEDVFLFQKGVDIGEQALTLPARLEILSSDTVSEIRLTICEGKFHQVKRMFESVGKKVLYLKRLSMGTLILDDLLPPGAYRTLTAGEIRSLQTISKKETGDKE, from the coding sequence ATGAAATTAAGACTGGATAAATATCTTGCGGATATGGGACTCGGGACAAGATCCCAGATAAAAAAGGACATTTCCAAAGGGCAGGTGCTTGTCAACGGAACCGTCAGCAAAGATGCCGGAACCAGGATCGATACAGAAAAGGATCAGGTCTCCTATCTTGGGCAGACTGTTACCTATGCGGAGTATGAATACTATATGCTGAACAAACCTGCAGGTGTCGTTTCCGCGACAGAAGACCGGCATGACCGAACCGTTTTAGACCTCATCGATACAAAGCAGCGGAAAGATCTTTTTCCTGTCGGAAGACTGGACAAAGATACCGAGGGGCTTCTGCTCATCACGAACGATGGGGCATTGGCTCACCGGCTTCTTTCCCCTAAGAGCCACGTCGACAAAGTCTACTTTGCCCGGATTGAGGGAAAGGTTACTGCAGAAGATGTGTTCCTTTTTCAGAAAGGTGTAGACATCGGAGAGCAGGCACTTACGCTTCCCGCACGGCTTGAAATTTTAAGCAGTGATACCGTCTCAGAGATCCGGCTGACGATCTGCGAGGGAAAGTTTCATCAGGTCAAACGGATGTTCGAGTCAGTTGGCAAGAAAGTCCTGTATCTGAAAAGGCTTTCCATGGGAACACTTATTTTGGATGACTTACTGCCACCGGGAGCTTACCGTACACTGACTGCCGGGGAGATCAGAAGCTTACAGACAATATCAAAAAAAGAAACAGGAGATAAAGAATGA
- a CDS encoding RsmF rRNA methyltransferase first C-terminal domain-containing protein — protein sequence MNLPKEFEEKMKTLLGSEYEEYTACYDEPRHYGLRVNTAKISVEDFLKIAPWPLEPVPWIENGFYYDGDHIQPSKHPYYFAGLYYLQEPSAMTPASRLPVEPGDRVLDVCAAPGGKATELGAKLQGTGVLAANDLSSSRAKGLLKNLELFGIGNVLVLSEEPGKLVSYFEGYFDKILIDAPCSGEGMFRKDKKMVKAWEEHGPSFFSKIQKSIITQAAQMLRPGGMLLYSTCTFSPEENEQTIEYLLQEYPEFQICEMEGYEGFVNGMPQVTENRNDELKKTVRIFPHRMKGEGHFLALLQKGEAHPALPSGIDTGKQKRLPEELTSFLSHVHREFLPSRMELRGDKVYYMPAGLPSIRGIRFLRTGLLLGELKKNRFEPSQAFAMNLKMEEYDQILNLPVGDERVIKYLKGDTLDVEDLVSPKEKGWYLVCVDGYPLGFGKLVDQMLKNKYLPGWRWNG from the coding sequence ATGAACTTACCAAAAGAATTTGAAGAAAAGATGAAGACTCTGCTCGGGTCTGAATATGAAGAATATACCGCCTGCTATGATGAGCCAAGGCATTATGGTCTGCGTGTCAATACAGCCAAGATCTCTGTTGAAGATTTTTTAAAGATTGCACCCTGGCCGCTGGAGCCGGTTCCGTGGATCGAGAATGGATTTTACTATGACGGAGATCATATCCAGCCTTCTAAGCACCCATATTATTTTGCAGGACTTTACTATCTGCAGGAACCAAGTGCCATGACCCCTGCCAGCCGTCTGCCGGTGGAGCCGGGAGACCGGGTACTGGATGTCTGTGCCGCACCGGGTGGAAAAGCAACGGAACTGGGAGCAAAATTACAGGGGACAGGTGTTCTTGCAGCCAACGACTTAAGCAGTTCCCGTGCCAAAGGGCTTTTAAAGAATCTGGAGCTTTTCGGTATTGGCAATGTTCTCGTATTAAGCGAAGAACCCGGTAAATTAGTTTCTTATTTTGAAGGTTATTTTGACAAGATCCTGATTGATGCTCCCTGCTCCGGTGAAGGAATGTTCCGTAAGGATAAGAAAATGGTAAAAGCATGGGAAGAGCATGGACCGTCTTTCTTTTCCAAAATCCAGAAAAGCATCATCACCCAGGCTGCACAGATGCTCCGCCCGGGAGGCATGCTGCTTTATTCAACCTGCACTTTTTCACCGGAAGAGAACGAGCAGACGATCGAATATCTGCTGCAGGAATATCCCGAATTTCAGATCTGTGAGATGGAAGGGTATGAAGGATTTGTCAATGGAATGCCACAGGTGACCGAGAACAGAAATGACGAGCTGAAAAAGACCGTTCGTATTTTTCCTCACCGGATGAAGGGGGAGGGGCATTTTCTTGCCCTTCTTCAGAAGGGAGAAGCACATCCGGCTCTTCCTTCCGGGATCGATACCGGAAAGCAAAAAAGGCTGCCCGAAGAACTCACTTCATTTTTAAGTCATGTACACCGGGAGTTTCTTCCTTCCAGAATGGAACTGCGTGGCGATAAAGTATACTATATGCCAGCCGGTCTTCCTTCCATCCGGGGAATCCGTTTTCTACGTACCGGACTGCTGCTTGGAGAACTGAAAAAGAACCGTTTTGAACCGAGTCAGGCTTTTGCCATGAATCTGAAAATGGAAGAGTACGATCAGATTCTCAATCTTCCTGTCGGTGATGAGCGGGTGATCAAATATCTCAAAGGTGATACGCTCGATGTGGAAGATCTGGTATCTCCGAAAGAGAAAGGCTGGTATCTTGTCTGTGTAGACGGATACCCGCTTGGTTTCGGTAAACTGGTCGATCAGATGCTGAAAAATAAATATCTTCCCGGATGGCGGTGGAACGGATGA
- a CDS encoding M23 family metallopeptidase, which yields MIPRLSFLARKNLLNPTTVESNEFRSQPVSEELFPILASSDDPGRFLGLYWLETRFQADPHALRTCLTALNHSDEPTDFSVKKYEPHWENLPDWNEYLKLCRAIWNDLRYFPVATSSDCPDYTVTFENSWQYERTYGGERHHEGTDIMASVNQRGIYPIISMTDGTIQNLGWLELGGYRIGILAPGGAYFYYAHLDSYAPLTEGQQIHAGDLLGYMGDTGYSKTEGTTGRFPVHLHLGIYLTVNGREVSVNSYPALRLTEQWKVNAVYE from the coding sequence TTGATTCCCAGACTTTCATTTCTCGCCAGAAAGAATCTTTTAAACCCGACTACCGTTGAAAGCAATGAATTTCGAAGTCAGCCGGTATCTGAAGAACTTTTTCCGATCCTCGCATCCTCTGATGATCCCGGCAGGTTTCTTGGTCTCTACTGGCTTGAGACTCGGTTTCAGGCAGATCCTCACGCTCTTCGTACCTGTCTTACCGCTTTGAATCATTCGGATGAACCGACCGATTTTTCTGTAAAGAAATACGAACCACACTGGGAAAACCTTCCTGACTGGAACGAATACCTGAAACTCTGCCGTGCCATATGGAATGATCTCCGGTATTTTCCGGTTGCTACATCCTCCGATTGTCCTGACTACACCGTCACCTTTGAAAATTCCTGGCAATACGAAAGAACCTATGGAGGGGAACGCCATCATGAAGGTACCGACATTATGGCCTCCGTTAACCAAAGAGGTATCTATCCCATCATAAGTATGACCGATGGAACGATTCAGAACCTTGGATGGCTGGAACTTGGCGGTTACCGGATTGGAATCCTTGCCCCTGGAGGTGCTTATTTTTATTATGCACATCTTGATTCCTATGCTCCTCTTACAGAAGGACAGCAGATTCATGCCGGAGATCTGCTAGGGTATATGGGTGATACCGGATACAGTAAAACCGAGGGGACAACCGGCAGATTTCCGGTTCATTTACATCTCGGGATTTACCTGACCGTCAACGGAAGAGAAGTCAGTGTCAATTCCTATCCGGCACTTCGTCTGACAGAACAATGGAAAGTGAATGCAGTCTATGAATAA